Below is a window of Populus trichocarpa isolate Nisqually-1 chromosome 3, P.trichocarpa_v4.1, whole genome shotgun sequence DNA.
tcTCTGaacttttacaaagaaaaatcacaTAGACTACACGCAATATAAACCTATCAGGTAACAAAGCCTAATGCAATAATTGTGCTTGGTCTGAAGTGATCAGTatacacattatttttttttgccttttccttcattttctcaACAACCAAGCACAGATGGACAAGACAAGGTATAAAGCAGAGATAAAAAAAGAGGAACAACAACCATACATGTATTACTACCACTCGCTTTATAACAttcaaaagagagaaaagaaagcaaactgctctttcttttttccacaaAAAGGAACCTTTTCTCTAAAAACCCAATCCCAAGTTGAAGACCTTGTGTGGAGAATAACTGTAAACTATGAAAAACCCCAACAAAATCAGTCAATGCCAGATAAATTCCCATAAGCAAAAAGAAACAGTactctcacaaaaaaaaaaaaacaagaaaaacatgaaaatggatTGAGAAAAACAACAATACCAGATCAAATTAAATGAGAGAGTAAGAAAGAAAGATCTATATTTCCTGAAGTGGAAGAACAAAAGCAAAAGCCAAAGCCTCTAGGATACAACCAAGCAAAGATTATATTTACAAtactaaaagaacaaaaaaaccccAATGACTGATAACATTAAAGAGAAAATCTTCACGTTTTACACTTCAGTTCATATCTCATATTTTATGAGATAGACTGAAAAATGAAACCCGGAAGGCATAAAATTATCTTTCAGAAAATCTCTTAATTTTGAAACAGAAACACTgataagaaagaagaagaaaaatagataaaaaaaatctcatattgaCCGTCGTATATCGTTGACTCCACTTACCTTGAACAGAAGCAGGAACATTTTAGTGGGTTGGAGGTAGAGAGAGGAAAAATGAATTTTCTCACGAAAACACTGGATTTTGTGGAGAAAGATTGAACGAAAGGGGAATGGAACTTTTGTGGGATTTTGAAGAAAGGCACAGAAATTatgaaaaccgaaaaaaaaaaacagaaagaaagatttGATTGACagagaaataagaaagaaatattcAGAGAGAAGCACAGATATAacgattttgttttgttgttagattctttctctcttccttcCTCTTACCTCGTTTATTTCACCAACAGTACtatcgtttttttattttattttattctaggcTGTAGGTTTTTATAGCCTGCGACACAACCAAACTTTAGTTTACTGCAAGGTTTAAATCTTAGCCGTCTATTTAAACCGACACCGTTAAGAGTATCCGAGTTAAAGCTCCGAAGAATGACGTCGCATTGGACCTCCACttgctaaggttttttttttttaatttttttcaggcGCCCTGCCAGTGGTAATTTTCcgagaaaaaacacaaaaaaaccctcaagattttctcagaaaccaaacaCACCTACTCAATCACCACATGCCTCCATGGACAATCTCATCTCTTCAGCTCTCGAAGAGATTTGTTACCATGGTCCCAGCGGAGTCTCCCTATCCTCCCTCTGGTCGACATTAACGCCAAAACCTTCTCCTTCAGTCAAAGCCTCTCTATGGACAAACCTGCTTTCAATACCTTCTCTTCAATTCACTGTTCCTGGATACGATCTTCCGTTTAGTGCTGACGACAGTAAAATCAAGCGTTGTGAACACGCCGAGAAGCTCGGTTTGAAAATTGTAGCCAAAGAGCACCTTAGGGATTCCTTTGTTGGTCTTTACGACACTCCGTCTACTGGAATTTCTTCTAATCAACGCAATGCTCTTAAACGACTTGCCGTTGCTAGGTTTGTTCATCTTCGTCTTCCTGATTTTACAAAATTTCCCTGCTGATAATGTGTAGCTTGATAATCATGATCAACGAATCATCTGGATTCTTGGAGTTTTATCCTGCCATATTTTCTTGATATCTAGCATTACTCTATGGCAATAATACGATACTGCTTTCCAACTTAGTTGCAAGGCTTCCAAACCTTAACTACTTAAGTACCAAAGGCTGCTTTCGCTAGAGTAATTGTTTTACTccattttttattgagaattgaatcaTATTTGGTTGCATTTACTTAACTACTTAATTAGTCGATTAATTAGGCTTGCGTGAGAGTTAGAGTGATGTTTAGTGGTTATTAACATGTGCAGAGGGAATGGGATTACACAAAACGCACTGGCAAAGGACTTGAAggtagaaaataataactttttttatgtgGTGAGGAGTCTAGAATGCAGAGGGTTGATTGTGAGACAACCTGCTGTTGTGAAGATGAAAGATGTGAGTGTCACTACCAATATGTTGTATTTATATCGTCATGCGAAGCATTTAGGTGTTCAACAGAGGTTTGAGATTAATGAGGAATGTGTGGAGGAAACTGATATACGGGGGGATGGTTTTGATGGAGAGTCTTCTTCTAAAGTGCTTGTGAGGGATTATTTACCGGCAATAAAAGCCATCTGTGACAAACTTGAAAAAGCCAATGACAAGGtaaactctttttttgttttgctttttaaagtgtttttgatCTTGCCAGTTATGATTATGAAGTATGATGATTTTTGTGTTATTGAAGGTCCTTGTCATTTCAGATATCAAACAGGATCTTGGTTACAGTGGAACTAAAGGACACAAAGCTTGGAGAAATGTAAGTTTTAGAAGTTATTCATCTGTACTGCATATTTGAACTTGGTTCTGTTTCCTGGTTATTTctgattgtttttgttgtaataTACTTTCCTCGATGTTCTCTTAGATATTGCGTAGGTTGAAAGATGCCTGTGTTGTCGAGGAGTTTGAAGCTAAAGTTGACAGGAAGGTTTGCTTAAAAAAACCCTCTTTGAGGACTGTTCTACATGGTTATGTACAAAAAGTCCTTGAGTTTCATTCATCACTTCTCTAGTTTCTGTTTTTGGCAGGTTGAGTGTTGCCTACGATTGTTACAGGAGTTTTCCCCTAATAATTTTGAGCCCAAAACTCGTGGGTGTGGCGAAGATTGTGACAACAAAGTGCTAGTGAAATTTGGAAAGATGATTCAACAAACTGATCAACTTGTAGAACTTTCCCTTGACCAgcaaatttatgatttgattgATGCTGCAGGATCCAAGGGGGCTACTTTTAGAGAGGTGGGCATTGGTTCTTGTACTTGTCTCATTGATTCTGTTGCAACTCTGTAGGTTAAAAATgcacttttcttcttcaatatttCATTTATGGTTTTCTATTgaccaatcaataaaaaaaaaagagaagcgTTTTCTACATTTTTCTATATCCATGACCCTTCCTCTCCCTACTGCCTCCCCAAAAGTATATTGTTGACCTTTCACTCCAATTATGTGCTACACTTTATGTGCATTTATTAGCCAAGAAATGACCAAATTTTCCTATAATGGCAAATTGCTTTACTTTCACCATTATCTTTAGCACTTGAtattttgttgtcttttttagTGTAATGCTGCTATAATTTGATGGTATCTTTGCAAATATCTTGTGCTTCCTCTTTTctcactgattttttttctgacttcaattatttttgccAAATCAATATATCTATGAGCAGGTGGGTAGGAGGCTGGGActtgataagaaaagaaactatCCTCGGTTTGAAAATATGTTGTCTATGTTTGGGATGCACAGGCAGGCAGAAATCAACAAAAGAACTCCAGAATATCGAGTTTGGACTGCTGGAAATTCAAATTCTGACACACCAATTGCAGTTCTTTGTAAATCCAAAGCTGTCCTTGGTGACAATAATATTTCTGATTTGAATACTAGCAATGTTGATGTACCTGTCAGATCTGATGTAGGTTTATTAGAGCATGGTAATTCAACCTTGGGAATTTATTCTGCTTCGTCTGGAAAACTGAATGAGGAAATTGATACTGACGTATATAGTGGCTCACCTGAGGATGGCAAAACTAACCATATGCAGCTCTGTCCTGGCAATGTGCCAGACTCACTCAACAGGCCAAGAAGTACAGCTTCCAATGCCGAAATTTATATAGAGAGCATGCAAATGGAACCAGATGGTGCTTCATCAGTTAAAACAGCACCAACTTTGTTGACGCCACATCATTCTGGATCCTCTCAGACATATCCGCACATGCCTTTAACGGCTGATAGCGCCTTCAGGGAGAAGAAAATTCTTGAATGGTTACAGGTATTTCATCATTCACTTCATGAGGCTTACGCCAAGAGATTAACTAATTCTTGTATCTTCTTTGATGTTTCTTGTAATTGTCTTTCTAGCAACTCATTTTCAATATGCTTGTTTTGTGTAGGACAAGATATTCATTTTGAAACCTGAGATACACAAGTGGCTTAAGAGTCTTGAGGACAAGGGTACAACAATTGACAGGAAGACTGTTGATCGAATTCTATATAAGCTTGAGCGGCAAGGACACTGCAAATTGCAGCACATTAATGTCCCTGCTGTCACAAATTGCGCCCGAGATCGTACCATCCTAGTGGTTCTTCACCCATCTGTTCAAGGTTTTCCTCCTGAACTAATGGGTGAAATTCATGATAGAGTGAGGGTTTTTGAAAAGCAAAGTCGTGGAGAGGGGTCATCCAGGCTGAAGATTAAGGAATCAGTTCCAGTGTTAAATAGTGTAACAAGAACTCAGATGCATGTAGGTTCAGAAGAAAAGACTGCTAAATGGGAAGCCATGCGAGCCAATGGGTTTGTGTTAGCAAAAATGGGCCGTGCTCGGCTGCTTCATACTTTTTTGTGGAATCATCTAAGTAGTTTGCCTGAATGGAACGGTGATTTATCATCTGGGGCATATTCATATGCATACAAGTTGTTTGAATTAGAGTCTGTTATTGATGCCATTCCAATTGAGCTGTTCTTACAAGTGGCAGGATCTGCTCAAAAGTATGATGATATGATTGAAAAGTGCAAGAGGGGTTTGCGTCTCTCTGATCTTCCTATTGAAGAATACAGAAACTTGTTGGATAGTAGGGCCACAAACAGATTATCATTGATCATTGACATTTTACGTCGATTGAAGGTATTGTTTCTTGGTCAAAAATGACTTTGCACACATTCTTAACTTCTTGTTTCATGATGTTTGTAGTACTTTATTGATTTGGCTTGTTTATCACTCTTTCTGTTATTATGTTGTGCTTTGAAAgtttttgattcaataaaatctGTACCTTTACCCATGTCTAGCTTCAAGTAGCAATATTTAAGATCGTTTCAAATTCATACAATCATTTACCTATCTACATGTGAAAGGGTTCTTCAGTTGGATAAAAGCAAAGAATATTGTATGTGGTTATCACAATGCTAAGGCAGCTGAGGTTTGGTTTCTTTCCATCATATGCAACAGTCTTCCCctttgaacaagaaaattgtATTTACATCACAGTTGTTTTTTCATCAATGTGCATCAGTCATCCTACTCACTTTACAATTGTCTCTGATGAATGAACATCTGTCATCTTCAATTATATCATACCTCTCATCTGGTTCTGTGATGCAGCTGATTCGTTTAGTACGTGATGGGCATTCAGAGGATGGTGTAAAGGCTCCACATGCCAGATCCAGACATGCAATGGAGCTTAAACCTTATGTTGAAGAACCACTATCAATAGTAGCAGTATCTAATTTAAGATGTCTTGACCTTCGTCCAAGAAtaagacatgatttttttctgttaaacAGAGAAGCTGTTGATGAGTATTGGAAAACTCTGGAGTACTGCTATGCTGCTGCTCATCAAATAGCTGCTAAACATGCATTTCCTGGATCTGTTGTACCTGAGGTATGTGCATGGTGTTTTGTTTGCCAAGTTTTTCTCGCGTAGGCATAATCAAAAGTTTCATCACGTGCAAATTATATTGAATATTGTTTTGTATCACttataagcaagaaattatacTTATTGGTGAGCATTGTATTCCTTTGAGTCATTATTGATGCATCGGTTGAATCCTATGGTGACCATTATACGTGGACACTTTCAATCATGTACTTCATGAAACACAGAAACACTTACATGTGTGTGTCTCATTTGAAATGGACTGTTTCAGGTTTTCCATCACCGATCATGGGCCTCGGTTCGAATTATGTCTTCTGATCAGCGTGCTGAGCTCCTAAAACGGATAGTGATGGATGATCAGAGCAAAACTCTGTCGTATAAAGATTGTGAGAAGATTGCAAAGGATCTTAATTTGACTTTACAGCAGGTTTGATTCTTTACACTCGGTTTTTTGTCCTGTTGTTGGTAGTTTGTGTTGCAATTTGCTTGACCTGGTCTGAATTCTTTCTCTGCTCTGTCTTACTAGAAGGATGATAACtattttgtttggaaaatgctctctgatttttttctcatctgAATATTTCATGCAGGTACTTCGTGTCTATTATGATAAGCACCATCGTCGTCTTAATAGATTTCAAGGTGTTAAAAATGCAAGTGAGGAGTGTCAGCTGCCACAAAAGATACAACCTTCATCctctaagaaaagaaagaaacccttGGGATCTAGCTCAACAAAGCGTGGCAGAGGTGATAACATAAATGCACAGTTGGACAGGCAGAGGCTTAGCAAATTACCTGATGCTGTTGACCAATTCACAGTAGAAAAAGATCTTTCTTCTTCTGAACATGAGCATTTGCCAGAACTCCAGGATGATGATCACCTCGATATTCTGGAAGGACCAGGACTATCTGAAGATGAGGAATGTCCTTCTGTAATCAACCATTGTGCTTTTTCAAAGATGAAGCCAACACGCCGATCCAGGTTTCCATGGACAGATGAAGCTGATAGGTAAGTGGAAACTACTCTCTCTTTGTGGCTCAAGGAACACCTGTCTGAAGCATGTAATGGATTAATGAAGCATGGTATCTTATGATTGTCTGCTGTTAGTTCCATGTAGGATGCCTTAAAGCAAGGAAGTTAACTTTGTTGCTTGTCTATTTGATTCATTTGggaaatataaatacatgaaatGAATAACTTTTTTGATTAAACCACCTACTTGGTATTTTCTGGATATTTTCTTCAAGTTCAACCACATTAGTCTACATTTGTCACCCTCTTATTTGTCTACCTGGTCAATTTGAGTTGAGtttagattagtttttttttgttcctgatgacTTGTTTGCTATTTTGGTACGAGTATGCTCTTtaattttctgtatttttatgttttttccttcttacaGGCAATTGGTGATCCAATATGCAAGACATCGTGCAGTTCTTGGGCCAAAGTTTCACCGTGTCGATTGGAATGCACTTCCTGACTTACCAGCAGAACCTGGAATTTGCTCGAGAAGGATGTCATCCCTGTTTAGGCAAAACACAAAATTTAGACCAGCTGTAATGAAGCTCTGCACCATGCTTGGTGAGCGCTATGCAAAGCACCTGGAGAGAACCCAGAACAGGTTTCTTAACAAAAATGACTGCAGAGGTCTCTTGCGATGCTCTGCCAGTGAAGGCCTTCATGGGAAGTTCTCCAATGCTGTTGAATGTGATGAAGAAGCAGGTTGTGAGGAAGCGTGTTGGGATGATTTCAAGGAAAAAAGTATTAGAAAAGCCTTAGAGGATGTTTTCCACTACAAGCAAGTGAGTAAATTGGATATCTCTAAGAGAGTTGGATCTGGCTCTGAAGAATGGTGTGATTTAAACACAAATGTTGAAAGACATGTACATCTCTGACACCTCTACAatcacattttctttcttttcatctttccaGCATCTATAGTAATGcaattgaaatatcattttagttAGAAATAACTAGACAATTAAGGTTGGCCTTCCTCTGTATTTGGTTTTGGTGAATACCAAGGCTGAGTAGAGTATTCTTATTTATCTGTTGTTCTCATTGACCATGTGCATGGCTTTCCATATGAACGCATTTCATTTATTGCAACTAACAACAGTTTCATACTAGCTACTCTTTTTTTGAGAATGGTTGCTACTCTTGAGTGCTTTCTCAAAGTGTATGGCTCAAATACATTTTCTTTCTTGCAGAATCGAATGGAATCTGAAACGGTTCTGTCAAATACTCCCAAGAAGGACATGCAGAAACTTGGCATTGGAAAACATAAAGATTCTGCTCAAAGATCAAGACAATATCATCTTCATCAGAAGTTTACTAAGCTTTTAGACGAAGGGACTAGTGTTCGTAGACAAGTGCACAAGTCATTGGCTATTTCTAATGCTGTAGAACTATTAAAGCTTGTCTTCTTGAGCACCTCAACAGCACCAGAGCTGCAAAATCTTTTGGCAGAAACTTTACGGCGTTATTCTGAACACGATCTGTTTGCAGCTTTTAGCTACCTTAGAGTGAAAAAAATCTTGGTAAAGCATAATTTTCTATTCTCAAGTTTATTGCAGTTGTTATGTCTGGCTATGTATGTGAATTGTGGCCAAAACATGTTGAATGCTTCCTTCACCGTATCATGAGATGAGGAGGCATATAACTATTTTCTGCTTAGACTCATTTGGTTTTCTAGTGTTGTAGAAAGTACTAAAATATTATCACCCTCTTTAAAGTTCCTTGCTTTTGCATACAGGTGAAGTATTGGTCTTTTGTTCATGTTTCTAACATCTTAGACTAATTGATACCACTGCTCTATCTCATATAtgcatttatcttttttctcaCCCTATCATTCTTATACAAGTACCTACTAATTTCGGAGTCCCTGTAGCATGTCGGAAAGTCCACACTTTGCTATTTGCTCTTTAAAGTGGTTGTCTTCCAGAAAATCAATTCTTAATGTACTTGTTGCTGATGCCTGAGAGGGTTTGTGCAACTGTGAACTCTGATATAACATCGCAAGCATATGAAAGGTTATTTGAGTATAACTCTACGGCTTCTTGTGTTCGAAACAGACATGTACcttgttaataattttacttGGTTGAAAGGTGGTCATTTGTGTAAATTTGATAGTAACTTGTCTTTCAATTCCCCTGGTCTCTTGAAGCTCATGTTTCTTGCAGATttaattcattataaataaCCTTTTTTGACTGTCTCTATTTCCATTCTACCTTTTctctcttataatttttattaatataagttAACCTTTTCACCCCTTTCATTCCTTCACTTCTTCACCATTTGACAGATTGGGGGCAGTGGTGGTCAACCTTATGTGCTATCTCAACAGTTCCTGACCAGTGTTTCTAAGTCTCCATTTCCATCTAATGCTGGAAAGAGGGCTGCTAAACTTTCCAGCTGGCTTCATGAAAGAGAAAAGGACCTTGTGGAAGGAGGGGTTGATCTTACTGCGGATTTGCAGTGTGGTGACATTTTTCAGTTGTTTGCTCAAGTTTCTTCGGGTGAGTTGTCCATTTCTCCATGCATGCCAGTTGAAGGAGTGGGAGAGGCCGAAGACCTAAGAAgcttgaaacacaaaaataaggAAGATGAATTTTGTGATTGTGATAGGGgcaaaaaattgaaatcactGGCAGATAGTGAACTCTTTTCTCGCAGAGAAAAGGGCTTTCCTGGTATTGTGGTGTCTCTGCATCGTGCAGCAATGCAAACCATTAATTCTCTAGATTTGCTCAAAGATGGGGAGACTTGTAGCGGTGAACTTCGTTGGAATGATATGCTCAATTCTGGTTTGGGTCAGGAAATCAGCTGGAGTACATCTTGTCACAACAATGGGCAGGAAATTCTGAATTTTGGCAGCACTATCCCTACAGCAGCATGGCCCAGCAAGGCACCTTGGGAGGCAATGACATGCTATTTGGAATATCTGGTGCCAAAACCTTATGATCGAAATCAAATGAATCCTGATGTCTTTAGGACCATTTATGCTGCTATTCAGAAGGCTGGTGACCAGGGTTTGAGCATGGAAGAAATTTCCCAAGTTACAGGTATGCCAGCTGCTTcaggccttttcttttctccctaTCTTGTGGCTTTTTACTTCAACTCTGAAACACACAACATTTTTCCATAAGCTCTGCTGAATATTTGAAGTCTTTCAGGAGAAAATATGCATATACAGATAATTGATGTGCTCCAGACATTTGGACGAGTTTTGAAGGTCAGTTTTACTTTTGACCATGGAGAAATtcttttattctaattaaagaaattctAAGATGGTGTACCTGCAACAGTGCACTTAGCTGGGGGTGTTGCAATTTTCAATACATCTTCTTGGGGTACCTTCCACTTTCCTCATGTCTGccttctattttgttattttattgatgaatataattaatttaatagaaTTTTCTCAAACAAGAATAGCCAGTGTTTAGATGGCAAATGTGAGAGTTAAATATCTTGGTTTGGGTGGCTGTGGGGTGATTTTTGCTCTGAGTTTATGCCAAATCCAGTGTCATCACCAAGTAGTTTTCCCATAGTCCTTGTAAAAGACTGGGGAAACAGGTTGAGGTTGCTGACAACATGCTTGCGCACAAACACATTTATATCCTGGACTTTATGTCATAAACTCCCTTAAATTTCATTTATCAACTCAGGCCAGGTTTGGTGGCATAAACTTTAActcaagaaaaattataatgtgCTGCATTTTGTGCAGGTCAATGCTTATGAATCTGTTCGTGTGGTTGATGCATTATATCGTTCCAAGTACTTCCTGACCTCAGTGGCTGGTTCTCGTCAAGATCTGACTGCACATTCAGTGACAAAGTCCTTGGAGAGCATTGATGATGGCCATCTAACTTTGCAGCCTGAAAATTATGTAGTTGGTACTAGTTCACAAAGGGAAGTGGTCATGGATAATCATGATGTGCACAAAGTTACCATTCTTAATCTTCCTGGAGAGTTTGCATCTTTGAATGAAACCCAAAATAGCATTGCACATGAAAGTCATTTACAAGAAAATGTAATTTCACCAGAACAGGTTATTGACGGTGAAACCTCATCTGGTGAGATATGTATGCCAATATTGCCATGGATAAATGGAGACGGGACTATGAATAAGGTTGTCTACAATGGACTTGTACGTCGTGTTCTTGGTACTGTGATGCAAAATCCTGGTATAACAGAGGTATGCTGCCTTTTCAAATGTACAACATTTCATTCATTATCAGACGTTCTCTTTCCAGCATAGAatgttattctaaaaaataaatataaacaataagCAGCGAATGTTGCTGATGCTTTGGTAATATCATAATGTCATCAAAATTTTAAGGTACAAGTATGATCCAATACCTCTTGTGATGTAAATTTAGCCGTGTGCTATAACTGTTAGCAAAAATACCtagaaaatttaatatatatggaGTTTGCTTCTCGAAGTAACTTTTGATTTTGTCAACTTGCATGTATTTGTACTTTATgcaaatttgtttaatttcaatataactCATAAAATGTTGGATATCTGTTTTATGTCTTACATTTCAGTTCAAACTAAAGTATTGGTTTTAAATTGTTGGACAACCAAGTTTCATTTTTATGAGATGTTAGTGAAATTTTTGAgactattatttgtttttggtctGTTTGCTGCAAGCTTGAACAAGTTGCTCCTTTCAGAGATTGGTCATCAaggttttattttctaacatgtgCCTTAGGGACACATGTTAAACCCAACAAATGGTGGCTCTTTACTTCAATCAAGAAACATCTGAATCAATAATGCATTATTGCAGATTATTGGAATTTAAACCTTTCATTTACTTTCATTAACATTTGCCCTTGAAGCACATGTTAGAATTTGAAAGACTCATTTCTCTTCACTTTTTCTCACTTTTGTCGTAATTATTTTGGCAGGAGAATATTATACTCCATGTTGATGTATTAAATCCCCAGGTATGCTATTGTATTTGTTATcgctaaagttttttttattatgttctcTGATTTCTAAAATGTCCCATGTCAGGTTAAGAATTGTCCCACCATCTGTAATTGATGAAATGGActctttgatttaaaaaatactctctACAGATTTATCTTCTGCTAGGATCAGTATTTATGCACTCACAGCTTTGCTgcagccccccccccccccccccacccacTATTCCTCTATGTTATCAAATTTGCTTTTGTAACTAGGCTCATTGGAAGGTCTTgaaaatcatacgattttacaAACTCTAAACAGTaagtaacaacaacaacaacaacaataaattcatGTAATTATGCTAGGAATTAATCATTTTTCTAGCAACTATTGtaaccaattaattttattgttagccgaagatatataatttaatcatgCTTGTGTTTATGAACTGATATTGTGCTCATGCAAAAGAAAGCTTGGCTACacttaatcaaaaaaaaaaaattgttccatGCAGACGAACATTCTTGGATATATCAGGTAAATCTACGGTATAAGGTTTAATCAAAGTAGAATTAGATTAGGACTTTCACAACACCAAGGTTATATCAAATCATGCAACTCATGCCTCTGAACCATGTTTGGATTATAGGAAAAGGATAGAAAGAGGAAGCAGTTTTTTTGGGACTGGCAGCATAGAAGTCTAAAAAAGTCCAAATGTCCTATTAATTACTGATTCAATAACCTATTTTACCATTTTTAATAACCATGCTTCTAAGAGCATGAAAGTGTGTCTCAATACCATCTAATATTGCTCAGGAATGTGTTTTCCTTATTTAGCATCAGTATGTCAAGATGACATACTTTTAGCTTCCATAATCTTTTTTGGGGGGAGAACGCAGTACGCATATACTAGCATGTTCAGGCCTTGTGTTGTTTTAGCCTTAGCCTAATGAAATTTCTAGCaaagaaagaatgaaataaattttgtaCTGATGTCCTCCGTAACTTTTCCATGTGTAAATCAAAGCTGAAGCGaacatttaattattgttctgtAATATATATGTTTGCTCATATTTGATGGGGTCAGTCGTGTAATGATTGTTGAAGTTGGATTTGTCAAAGGTAAATGGCCTTGTTTCCCCCCCTTCATATGTTGCCGTTATAAGTGGGTTGGACCTGACAGATAATTCTGAAATGTAACTTGCCATCATGAACGCatcatttctattattttgaccCAATTCCATTATGAACATGAATATATACAACTATTTGGTGAAATATTTTTGTGCGATATATGCATCATTGATGTTGtgtatttctaattgtttttgtaGAGTTGTAGAAATCTACTGGAGTTAATGATTTTGGATAAACACCTCATTGTGAGGAAGATGCACCAGTCTACATCAAGTGCCCCCCCTGCCTTACTGAGAACTCTCCTTGGGAAAAGATTCAGAGAACCAAAGTTGGTATACCGCGAGCATTTCTTTGCCAATTCTATGAGTGCAGCCCTGCTGTAGAGCAGCTTCATGTATTGTTTTTCAGTATTTTAGGGAGCAGCCTCCAGTTTTCTTTCGAGAGGCACCAAACTAGATGTGTGTAGGTAATGGTATATAAAGTTTCACTACACAGGATCTGTAATTTAAGGATTATATCTTGTGGTGAAATTGCAAATATCTGTACAGTATGctgtttttaggtgttttataCGGCTCTGGATTCCAGCAATCATTCCTTTAT
It encodes the following:
- the LOC112326972 gene encoding uncharacterized protein LOC112326972 isoform X1, with translation MDNLISSALEEICYHGPSGVSLSSLWSTLTPKPSPSVKASLWTNLLSIPSLQFTVPGYDLPFSADDSKIKRCEHAEKLGLKIVAKEHLRDSFVGLYDTPSTGISSNQRNALKRLAVARGNGITQNALAKDLKVENNNFFYVVRSLECRGLIVRQPAVVKMKDVSVTTNMLYLYRHAKHLGVQQRFEINEECVEETDIRGDGFDGESSSKVLVRDYLPAIKAICDKLEKANDKVLVISDIKQDLGYSGTKGHKAWRNILRRLKDACVVEEFEAKVDRKVECCLRLLQEFSPNNFEPKTRGCGEDCDNKVLVKFGKMIQQTDQLVELSLDQQIYDLIDAAGSKGATFREVGRRLGLDKKRNYPRFENMLSMFGMHRQAEINKRTPEYRVWTAGNSNSDTPIAVLCKSKAVLGDNNISDLNTSNVDVPVRSDVGLLEHGNSTLGIYSASSGKLNEEIDTDVYSGSPEDGKTNHMQLCPGNVPDSLNRPRSTASNAEIYIESMQMEPDGASSVKTAPTLLTPHHSGSSQTYPHMPLTADSAFREKKILEWLQDKIFILKPEIHKWLKSLEDKGTTIDRKTVDRILYKLERQGHCKLQHINVPAVTNCARDRTILVVLHPSVQGFPPELMGEIHDRVRVFEKQSRGEGSSRLKIKESVPVLNSVTRTQMHVGSEEKTAKWEAMRANGFVLAKMGRARLLHTFLWNHLSSLPEWNGDLSSGAYSYAYKLFELESVIDAIPIELFLQVAGSAQKYDDMIEKCKRGLRLSDLPIEEYRNLLDSRATNRLSLIIDILRRLKLIRLVRDGHSEDGVKAPHARSRHAMELKPYVEEPLSIVAVSNLRCLDLRPRIRHDFFLLNREAVDEYWKTLEYCYAAAHQIAAKHAFPGSVVPEVFHHRSWASVRIMSSDQRAELLKRIVMDDQSKTLSYKDCEKIAKDLNLTLQQVLRVYYDKHHRRLNRFQGVKNASEECQLPQKIQPSSSKKRKKPLGSSSTKRGRGDNINAQLDRQRLSKLPDAVDQFTVEKDLSSSEHEHLPELQDDDHLDILEGPGLSEDEECPSVINHCAFSKMKPTRRSRFPWTDEADRQLVIQYARHRAVLGPKFHRVDWNALPDLPAEPGICSRRMSSLFRQNTKFRPAVMKLCTMLGERYAKHLERTQNRFLNKNDCRGLLRCSASEGLHGKFSNAVECDEEAGCEEACWDDFKEKSIRKALEDVFHYKQVSKLDISKRVGSGSEEWCDLNTNVERHNRMESETVLSNTPKKDMQKLGIGKHKDSAQRSRQYHLHQKFTKLLDEGTSVRRQVHKSLAISNAVELLKLVFLSTSTAPELQNLLAETLRRYSEHDLFAAFSYLRVKKILIGGSGGQPYVLSQQFLTSVSKSPFPSNAGKRAAKLSSWLHEREKDLVEGGVDLTADLQCGDIFQLFAQVSSGELSISPCMPVEGVGEAEDLRSLKHKNKEDEFCDCDRGKKLKSLADSELFSRREKGFPGIVVSLHRAAMQTINSLDLLKDGETCSGELRWNDMLNSGLGQEISWSTSCHNNGQEILNFGSTIPTAAWPSKAPWEAMTCYLEYLVPKPYDRNQMNPDVFRTIYAAIQKAGDQGLSMEEISQVTGENMHIQIIDVLQTFGRVLKVNAYESVRVVDALYRSKYFLTSVAGSRQDLTAHSVTKSLESIDDGHLTLQPENYVVGTSSQREVVMDNHDVHKVTILNLPGEFASLNETQNSIAHESHLQENVISPEQVIDGETSSGEICMPILPWINGDGTMNKVVYNGLVRRVLGTVMQNPGITEENIILHVDVLNPQSCRNLLELMILDKHLIVRKMHQSTSSAPPALLRTLLGKRFREPKLVYREHFFANSMSAALL